The following are encoded together in the Cyanobacterium aponinum PCC 10605 genome:
- a CDS encoding CHAT domain-containing protein, with protein sequence MKTLKTLLKFIKNNLSSSYRKITILFIFTLLLVIATPQTRQIIQAKAINGIEQRIKSQKMGIMENNFRNEYEEYFGRVINTEQFNPANIRITSSHNSGNASEIAQKIAIADRLAQTKSAVMWVVPEKEYLHLVLITSRGIITVRDLYEVPFDTINQTVIDFYQQINELETPFDLTLSQKLHQWIISPFEKEILEPEKIDNILFCLGEGVRLLPFGALHDGERFLVQKYNLSRIPAFDLINPEYKPLENPTVLAMGASNFTDNTPLPGVLIELQEVAQKIQQRSSQNQEEILFNQEFTLANMQQRLKEKPFEIIHLATHADFKPGSPNNSYIQFWDKKLTLDKMYELPWQTPPDLLILSACNTAVGDNNSELGFTGIALQSGVKSALGSLWYVSDLGTLALITEFYEQLINQPEKNPTKVQALTKAQNLLLEGKVYFEDNRLITPEGEIYLPDNLKLKGKLDLSHPFYWSAFTLISSPW encoded by the coding sequence ATGAAAACACTAAAAACGTTACTAAAATTTATAAAAAATAATTTATCTTCAAGTTACAGAAAAATTACTATACTATTTATTTTTACTCTATTATTAGTTATAGCAACACCTCAAACTAGACAAATTATTCAAGCTAAAGCAATAAACGGTATCGAACAAAGAATAAAAAGTCAGAAAATGGGAATTATGGAAAATAATTTCCGCAATGAATATGAAGAATATTTTGGCAGAGTAATTAATACCGAACAATTCAATCCTGCAAATATCCGTATTACATCATCTCATAATAGTGGAAACGCCTCAGAAATAGCTCAAAAAATTGCGATCGCAGATCGTCTTGCTCAAACTAAATCAGCCGTTATGTGGGTAGTGCCAGAAAAAGAATATTTGCACTTAGTATTAATCACTTCCAGAGGGATTATTACCGTCAGAGATCTCTATGAAGTACCCTTCGATACCATCAATCAAACGGTTATAGATTTTTACCAACAAATCAACGAGTTAGAAACACCTTTTGATCTAACCTTATCTCAAAAACTACATCAATGGATTATTAGTCCTTTTGAAAAAGAAATTTTAGAACCAGAAAAAATTGACAATATTCTTTTTTGCTTAGGGGAAGGAGTCCGCTTACTACCCTTTGGAGCTCTTCATGACGGAGAAAGATTTTTAGTTCAGAAATATAATTTGAGTCGCATACCCGCTTTTGATTTAATCAATCCTGAATACAAGCCCTTAGAAAACCCCACCGTTTTGGCAATGGGAGCATCTAATTTTACTGATAATACACCCTTACCCGGAGTTTTAATTGAGTTACAAGAAGTTGCTCAAAAGATTCAACAAAGGTCTTCCCAAAATCAAGAAGAAATACTCTTTAACCAAGAATTTACCCTTGCCAATATGCAACAACGGCTGAAAGAAAAACCCTTTGAAATTATCCATTTAGCCACCCATGCAGACTTTAAACCCGGAAGCCCAAATAATTCTTATATTCAATTCTGGGACAAAAAATTAACCCTCGATAAAATGTATGAACTTCCTTGGCAAACACCCCCAGATTTATTAATTCTTAGTGCCTGTAACACTGCCGTTGGAGATAATAATTCTGAATTAGGATTTACAGGCATTGCTCTACAATCGGGAGTTAAATCAGCATTAGGTAGTTTATGGTATGTCAGTGATTTAGGTACTCTAGCTTTAATTACGGAATTTTACGAGCAGTTAATTAATCAACCAGAGAAAAATCCGACGAAAGTACAGGCTTTAACAAAGGCTCAAAATCTTTTGCTTGAAGGTAAAGTCTATTTTGAAGATAATCGCTTAATTACCCCTGAAGGAGAGATTTACCTCCCCGACAATTTAAAATTAAAAGGAAAATTAGATTTATCTCATCCTTTTTATTGGTCTGCATTCACTTTAATTAGTAGCCCTTGGTAA
- the gatB gene encoding Asp-tRNA(Asn)/Glu-tRNA(Gln) amidotransferase subunit GatB — MTTATQTKYEAIIGLETHCQLNTNSKIFCSCSTNFDSPPNTNVCPVCLGHPGVLPVLNQEVLNSAIKMGLALQGKIARYSKFDRKQYFYPDLPKNYQISQYDLPIVENGQLEIEIVDPKTQEVTKKIIGITRLHMEEDAGKLVHAGSDRLAGSTHSLVDFNRTGVPLLEIVSEPDLRTGQEAAEYAQELRRLVRYLGISDGNMQEGSLRCDVNISVRPVGQKEFGVKVEIKNMNSFSAIQKAIEYEIERQIEAINEGEAIIQETRLWEEGSQRTISMRSKEGSSDYRYFPEPDLPPLVINEAQLEEISKTLPELPANKRSRYEAEFGLSAYDARVLSDDKDVALYFEAVVANGASVKGAANWITQDIAAYLNSNPDLDINKIALKPEMLAELIKLIEEGTISGKIAKEILPELLEKGGSPKEIVESKGLVAISNPDELSTIIDKILSENPDKLEQYRAGKTKLQGFFVGQIMKATSGRADPKLANQILNQKLNG; from the coding sequence ATGACCACAGCTACTCAAACCAAATATGAAGCAATTATTGGTTTAGAAACTCATTGTCAACTCAACACCAACAGTAAAATTTTTTGCAGTTGTTCTACTAACTTCGATAGCCCCCCAAATACAAATGTTTGTCCCGTATGTTTAGGACATCCCGGGGTTTTACCCGTATTAAATCAAGAAGTTTTAAACTCCGCCATCAAAATGGGTTTAGCTTTACAAGGGAAAATTGCTCGTTATAGTAAATTCGATCGCAAACAGTATTTTTATCCTGATTTACCGAAAAACTATCAAATATCTCAGTATGACTTACCCATTGTTGAAAATGGACAGTTAGAAATAGAAATAGTTGATCCCAAAACCCAAGAAGTAACCAAAAAAATCATTGGTATTACTCGCCTACACATGGAAGAAGATGCAGGGAAATTAGTTCATGCAGGTAGTGATAGGTTAGCAGGTTCAACTCATTCCCTTGTTGATTTTAATAGAACTGGCGTTCCCTTACTGGAAATAGTTTCCGAGCCTGATTTACGTACAGGGCAGGAAGCCGCAGAATACGCTCAAGAATTGCGCCGCTTAGTACGTTATTTAGGCATTAGCGATGGCAATATGCAAGAGGGTTCACTACGGTGTGATGTTAACATATCCGTGCGTCCTGTGGGGCAAAAAGAATTTGGAGTAAAAGTAGAAATCAAAAACATGAACTCTTTTAGTGCCATTCAGAAAGCCATCGAATATGAAATAGAAAGACAAATAGAAGCAATTAACGAAGGTGAAGCCATTATCCAAGAAACCCGTTTATGGGAAGAAGGCAGTCAACGCACCATCAGTATGAGAAGTAAAGAAGGCTCAAGCGATTACCGCTATTTCCCCGAACCTGATTTACCCCCTTTAGTAATCAATGAAGCTCAACTAGAGGAAATTAGTAAAACTTTACCTGAATTACCTGCAAACAAACGTAGTCGTTATGAAGCAGAATTTGGCTTATCAGCTTACGATGCAAGGGTATTAAGCGATGATAAAGACGTTGCTTTATACTTTGAAGCCGTTGTTGCTAATGGTGCAAGTGTTAAAGGCGCAGCTAACTGGATTACTCAAGATATTGCCGCTTATCTCAATAGCAATCCTGATTTAGATATTAACAAAATTGCCTTAAAACCTGAAATGTTAGCAGAGTTAATTAAGCTAATTGAAGAAGGCACTATCAGTGGCAAAATTGCAAAAGAAATCCTGCCTGAATTATTAGAAAAAGGCGGTTCTCCTAAAGAAATTGTCGAAAGTAAAGGCTTAGTTGCCATTTCTAATCCTGACGAATTAAGTACAATTATCGATAAAATTCTATCAGAGAATCCTGATAAATTAGAACAATATCGAGCCGGAAAAACCAAATTACAAGGGTTCTTTGTTGGTCAAATTATGAAAGCCACTAGCGGAAGGGCAGATCCTAAATTAGCTAATCAAATTCTCAATCAAAAGCTCAATGGTTAA
- a CDS encoding DUF4114 domain-containing protein, with product MMITVNTWIPVGPAPIQDPIHGRLSYPKIWGDTLISGAVNGLAMVQGENGDGFLYIGAVNGGVWMRPYTYATDSWGEWTWQSKPSNDPNSGYQGIQSIAKIAVSPDNKYLAVGQGNPSNFKAFSSGNSKGLQIAKILEDGSLEWLILNPDISNLFVENKINIRDLDWANNNLFIATLNELMVLDVVEGEVSNLRILTQDPQEISFVQVAHNNQGDTYGISLGGLHYIDSENSSVALPITGDKVQDFYNSLGSSIDNLRLSAYPELVNGQTVLFVGASQENKISIISRLVLNGSELIDFDTVNVQGDIGSGQGSGEDFYGNFSFFADPEDSSALRVLAGGNQYGGNSRNGPFTGGIVAVEFQTDGSTPQLVDWFGPRNGIIREELTEGTAPHADSREIIFYDTPEGLKLIESDDGGIFQKGINSESPWTSLSGKGLQTVESRTGDWSNIGNQLISAIQDNSVAIGNYGDLTWSNVFAGDGSLGFFDDASYQGDGFSRGYYASQQYMSQGYTVLTTLDETGTWRSVNYISLVTNDYSGNQVPIELFEGDWFESLNPEEGYPFGLPANSNPYRAGDIVFTGTRNIYEAVFPHWEIDPNEILLMPLLPESFESNSVKYFTALDVGSSLEEVSSFEMAKPYSWDDLYTAYSDRQTRTSYLLGRNGSESSTMLDPNSYQLQLIDTIQGLYITDIAHHSDSFSNTDNIYYLATETSILYLGENNPSGENNLLAVKIGDNEPIYYTYQELGLDPQVNLQTITLLPATDTHPQQLVVGGLGGLWISDINGNGQPSTFSSMNWDGLPENIGPGSWNLDLEYDPVDDVLIANMLGQGAWIWSRSGEIDTPPEPDFGISITSSLVPQAQSNFFDRRGRSIDGAISVQLHRTPEQLNRDITAQLVLKDPIIWQENIGLYADVSRTLDLTEGAIVDNQIRIPLTFVPGVDTLTLEFTTKRPNLVLPDITATMEVVSNDFPDSVAEGNITLFPNGVSPGYYETSTSGVFYNFGQIAGSRNITAMMPSSLPQGTQVGIYAVNTDGSITNDEQSINPDDPNYLNLALENSLYLAFANNPQSNLALNSEKALNGFGDRTSFMTTEAQRYGNVQQADIAEGFTTGQTFALSLRFPDGSGLVSVGRDAFTIDNNADNTIIFDPNEEKLEVGLAPAGGGVFAAESSEYTLNIARLGAYNSGYGLFRVDNLTGDIDGLSPGTNDYAVKALERALSNSVDGFTGQNFPEYGQNGSEIITGLSENSYYGSFITPNRTINEALELLQDSSSLPSNNYVHFSIQQANQGIIAALPMGTGFFAFEDMGLTGDSDFNDILLQFIPNDSLLLFT from the coding sequence ATGATGATAACAGTAAATACTTGGATACCCGTAGGACCCGCCCCCATACAAGATCCCATTCATGGACGTTTAAGTTATCCCAAAATTTGGGGAGATACTCTGATTTCAGGGGCAGTTAATGGCTTGGCAATGGTTCAAGGTGAAAATGGAGACGGTTTTCTCTATATTGGTGCGGTAAATGGTGGGGTTTGGATGCGTCCTTATACTTACGCTACCGACAGTTGGGGTGAGTGGACTTGGCAGAGTAAACCGAGTAATGATCCTAATTCTGGCTATCAGGGTATTCAGTCTATTGCGAAAATAGCTGTTTCTCCAGATAATAAATATTTAGCCGTTGGGCAAGGTAATCCTTCTAATTTCAAGGCTTTTTCTTCGGGGAATAGCAAAGGATTGCAAATAGCTAAGATACTTGAGGATGGAAGTTTAGAATGGTTAATCCTTAATCCAGATATTAGTAATCTATTTGTTGAAAATAAAATCAATATTCGAGATTTAGACTGGGCTAATAATAATCTTTTTATTGCTACTCTTAATGAATTAATGGTTTTGGATGTTGTTGAGGGCGAAGTTAGTAACTTAAGAATATTAACTCAAGATCCTCAAGAAATTTCTTTTGTACAGGTTGCTCATAATAATCAGGGTGATACTTATGGAATAAGTCTCGGAGGACTTCACTATATTGACTCGGAAAATTCGAGTGTTGCCCTTCCAATTACAGGAGATAAAGTTCAAGATTTTTATAACTCTTTAGGATCATCTATTGATAATTTACGTTTAAGTGCTTATCCTGAACTGGTTAACGGTCAAACAGTCTTATTCGTGGGGGCTTCCCAAGAAAATAAAATATCTATTATTAGCAGACTTGTTCTGAATGGTTCTGAGTTAATTGATTTTGATACAGTTAATGTTCAGGGTGATATTGGTAGTGGGCAAGGATCAGGAGAGGATTTTTATGGTAATTTCTCCTTTTTTGCTGATCCTGAAGATTCTTCTGCTTTAAGAGTTTTAGCGGGAGGTAATCAATATGGTGGAAATAGTCGAAATGGTCCTTTCACAGGAGGAATTGTTGCTGTCGAATTTCAAACAGATGGTTCTACCCCTCAATTAGTGGATTGGTTTGGTCCTAGAAATGGGATTATTCGAGAGGAATTGACAGAAGGTACAGCCCCCCATGCGGATAGTCGTGAGATTATTTTTTATGATACTCCCGAAGGATTAAAGTTGATTGAAAGTGATGACGGAGGGATTTTTCAGAAAGGGATAAATTCCGAGTCTCCATGGACTTCTTTAAGCGGAAAAGGTTTACAAACGGTTGAATCTCGTACTGGAGATTGGAGTAATATTGGCAATCAGTTGATTAGTGCCATACAAGATAACTCCGTAGCCATAGGCAATTATGGTGATTTAACTTGGTCAAATGTCTTTGCAGGGGATGGCTCTTTAGGTTTTTTTGATGATGCTTCTTATCAGGGAGATGGTTTTAGTCGGGGATACTATGCCTCTCAACAATATATGAGTCAAGGATATACCGTTTTAACTACTCTCGATGAAACAGGTACTTGGAGAAGTGTTAATTATATTTCTTTGGTAACCAATGATTACAGTGGCAATCAAGTTCCGATAGAATTATTTGAAGGAGACTGGTTTGAAAGTCTTAACCCTGAAGAGGGTTATCCTTTTGGTCTTCCTGCTAATAGTAATCCTTATCGGGCAGGGGATATAGTTTTTACAGGAACAAGGAATATTTATGAAGCGGTTTTTCCCCATTGGGAAATCGATCCTAATGAAATACTTTTAATGCCTTTACTCCCCGAAAGTTTTGAGTCCAATAGTGTTAAGTATTTTACCGCTTTGGATGTGGGTTCGAGTCTGGAAGAAGTGAGTAGCTTTGAAATGGCAAAACCCTACAGTTGGGATGATCTATATACGGCATATTCTGACCGACAAACGAGAACTTCTTATCTATTAGGAAGAAATGGCTCCGAATCATCTACTATGCTTGATCCTAATAGCTACCAGTTACAGTTAATCGATACGATTCAAGGGTTGTATATTACCGATATTGCTCATCATTCAGATTCCTTCTCAAATACAGATAATATTTATTATTTGGCAACGGAAACATCTATTTTATATTTGGGAGAAAATAACCCTTCGGGGGAAAATAATCTTTTAGCGGTGAAAATCGGAGATAATGAGCCTATTTATTATACTTATCAAGAATTAGGCTTAGATCCTCAAGTTAACCTACAAACAATTACTTTATTACCGGCAACGGATACTCACCCTCAGCAGTTAGTAGTAGGAGGATTAGGAGGTTTATGGATTAGCGATATTAACGGTAATGGGCAACCTAGCACTTTTTCCTCTATGAATTGGGATGGTTTGCCTGAAAATATAGGTCCGGGTAGTTGGAATTTGGATTTGGAATATGATCCTGTGGATGATGTCCTTATTGCTAATATGTTAGGTCAAGGTGCTTGGATTTGGAGTCGTTCGGGAGAAATTGATACCCCCCCTGAACCTGATTTTGGTATTTCTATTACTTCTAGTTTAGTCCCTCAAGCCCAATCTAATTTCTTCGATCGCCGTGGACGTAGTATTGATGGAGCGATTAGCGTTCAATTACATCGCACTCCTGAGCAACTCAATCGAGATATTACCGCCCAATTAGTGTTAAAAGATCCTATTATCTGGCAAGAAAATATCGGCTTATATGCAGATGTTAGTCGTACATTGGATTTAACAGAAGGTGCGATCGTTGATAATCAAATTCGTATTCCTCTAACCTTTGTCCCGGGGGTGGATACCTTAACTTTAGAATTTACCACCAAACGACCAAATCTTGTTTTGCCAGACATTACCGCCACCATGGAAGTGGTAAGTAACGATTTTCCCGACTCAGTAGCCGAAGGTAATATCACTTTATTTCCCAATGGGGTATCCCCCGGTTATTATGAAACCTCCACATCAGGAGTTTTTTATAATTTTGGTCAAATAGCAGGTTCAAGAAACATAACAGCGATGATGCCTAGTTCTTTACCTCAAGGTACTCAAGTGGGGATTTATGCTGTAAATACTGATGGTTCTATTACTAATGATGAACAATCAATTAATCCAGATGACCCTAATTATCTAAATTTAGCATTAGAAAACAGCCTGTATTTAGCATTTGCTAATAATCCTCAGTCAAATTTAGCCTTAAATAGTGAAAAGGCTTTAAATGGTTTTGGCGATCGCACCTCTTTTATGACTACGGAAGCCCAAAGATATGGTAATGTTCAACAAGCAGACATTGCGGAAGGATTTACCACAGGACAAACTTTTGCTTTATCTCTGAGATTTCCCGATGGTAGCGGTTTAGTTTCGGTGGGAAGGGATGCTTTTACCATTGATAATAATGCCGATAATACTATCATTTTTGATCCCAATGAGGAAAAATTAGAAGTGGGATTAGCACCAGCAGGGGGAGGAGTATTTGCGGCAGAATCTTCGGAATATACTCTCAATATTGCTCGTTTAGGGGCGTATAATTCTGGTTATGGTCTTTTCCGAGTTGATAATTTAACGGGAGATATAGATGGACTTTCCCCCGGTACTAACGATTATGCGGTGAAAGCATTAGAAAGGGCTTTATCTAATAGCGTTGATGGTTTTACAGGTCAAAATTTCCCTGAATATGGTCAAAATGGCTCAGAAATCATAACAGGTTTATCGGAAAACAGTTACTATGGTAGTTTCATTACTCCTAATCGAACAATAAATGAAGCCTTAGAATTGTTGCAAGATTCATCCTCTTTGCCATCAAATAATTATGTCCATTTTAGTATCCAACAGGCAAATCAGGGAATTATCGCCGCTTTACCGATGGGTACGGGGTTTTTCGCCTTTGAAGATATGGGTTTAACGGGAGATAGTGATTTCAACGATATATTGCTTCAGTTTATACCAAATGATTCCTTACTTTTGTTCACATAA
- the thrS gene encoding threonine--tRNA ligase, whose amino-acid sequence MSNQEAIKLPRTSESEELKKIRHTTSHVMAMAVQKLYPNAQVTIGPWTETGFYYDFDLPEPLAEKDLKAIKKEMIKIINKKLPVIREVVTREEAQKRIKDINEPYKLEILDSIKEDPITIYHLGDQWWDLCAGPHVETTAELNPKAIELETVAGAYWRGDANNKQLQRVYGTAWETPEQLAEYKRRKEEALKRDHRKLGKELGLFIFSDPVGPGLPLWTPKGTLIRSTLEDFLKQEQIKRGYLQVVSPHIGRVDLFKISGHWQNYKEDMFPMMADNAEEAEKEVGFVLKPMNCPFHIQIYKNELRSYRDLPMRLAEFGTVYRYEQSGELGGLTRVRGFTVDDSHLFVTPDQLESEFFSVVDLILSVFKSLQLKNFKARLSFRDPNSDKYIGGDEVWEKAQNAIRNAVKQLDMEYFEAEGEAAFYGPKLDFIFQDALEREWQLGTVQVDYNLPERFDLEYTAPDGSRQRPIMIHRAPFGSLERLIGILIEEYAGDFPLWLAPVQVRLMPVSDDFSGYAQEVCQKMLSLGIRAEVDNSGERLGKMIRNGEKQKIPVMAVVGASEVENNTLSIRTRASGDLGAIAVSEVIDKVKGAIESHGNF is encoded by the coding sequence ATGTCTAATCAGGAAGCAATTAAGTTACCCCGCACCAGCGAATCAGAAGAATTAAAAAAAATCCGTCATACCACCTCTCACGTTATGGCTATGGCGGTACAAAAATTATATCCTAATGCTCAAGTTACCATCGGTCCTTGGACGGAAACTGGTTTTTATTACGATTTTGATTTACCTGAACCTTTAGCAGAAAAGGATCTCAAGGCAATTAAGAAGGAGATGATAAAAATTATTAACAAGAAATTGCCTGTTATTCGTGAGGTTGTCACCAGAGAAGAAGCCCAAAAGAGAATTAAAGATATTAACGAACCCTATAAATTAGAGATTTTGGATAGTATCAAAGAAGACCCCATTACTATTTATCATTTGGGGGATCAATGGTGGGATTTATGCGCAGGACCTCATGTGGAAACTACCGCCGAGCTTAATCCAAAAGCGATCGAACTCGAAACTGTGGCGGGGGCATATTGGCGTGGAGATGCAAATAATAAGCAGTTACAGAGGGTTTATGGTACGGCATGGGAAACCCCTGAACAATTAGCAGAATACAAACGCCGTAAGGAAGAAGCCTTAAAACGGGATCACCGTAAGTTAGGTAAAGAGTTGGGATTGTTCATTTTTAGCGATCCAGTGGGACCCGGATTACCTTTGTGGACTCCGAAAGGTACTTTGATTCGATCGACTCTTGAAGATTTTTTGAAACAGGAACAAATCAAAAGAGGTTATTTACAGGTAGTTAGTCCTCATATTGGTAGGGTGGATTTATTTAAAATTTCTGGTCACTGGCAAAACTACAAAGAAGATATGTTCCCGATGATGGCGGATAATGCTGAGGAAGCGGAAAAAGAGGTTGGTTTTGTCTTAAAGCCTATGAATTGCCCTTTCCATATCCAAATTTATAAAAATGAGTTGCGATCATATCGTGATTTACCCATGCGTTTAGCGGAATTTGGTACGGTGTATCGTTATGAACAATCTGGAGAATTGGGAGGTTTAACCAGAGTCAGAGGCTTTACTGTCGATGATTCTCACTTGTTTGTTACCCCTGATCAACTAGAAAGCGAATTTTTCAGCGTAGTTGATTTAATTCTATCGGTATTCAAGAGTTTACAATTGAAGAACTTTAAAGCCCGTCTTAGCTTCCGAGATCCCAATTCTGATAAATATATCGGTGGTGATGAGGTCTGGGAAAAAGCCCAAAATGCGATTCGTAATGCCGTTAAACAGTTGGATATGGAATATTTTGAAGCGGAAGGGGAAGCGGCTTTTTATGGACCTAAGCTCGATTTTATCTTCCAAGATGCTTTAGAAAGAGAATGGCAATTAGGTACGGTACAGGTTGACTATAACTTACCAGAGCGTTTCGATTTGGAATATACTGCCCCCGATGGTAGCCGTCAACGTCCCATCATGATTCACCGTGCGCCCTTCGGGTCTTTAGAACGTCTTATCGGGATTTTAATTGAAGAATATGCCGGGGATTTCCCTCTCTGGTTAGCACCGGTTCAAGTGCGTTTAATGCCTGTTAGCGATGATTTTTCGGGGTATGCCCAAGAGGTTTGTCAAAAAATGTTAAGCCTCGGTATCCGTGCAGAAGTCGATAACAGTGGTGAAAGATTGGGTAAGATGATTCGCAATGGGGAAAAGCAAAAAATCCCTGTAATGGCGGTTGTTGGAGCTAGTGAAGTGGAGAATAATACCCTTAGTATCCGTACCCGTGCCTCTGGGGACTTAGGTGCGATCGCCGTTTCTGAGGTGATTGATAAAGTAAAAGGTGCGATCGAATCTCACGGTAATTTCTAG